In Eubalaena glacialis isolate mEubGla1 chromosome 3, mEubGla1.1.hap2.+ XY, whole genome shotgun sequence, the following are encoded in one genomic region:
- the RABIF gene encoding guanine nucleotide exchange factor MSS4, with protein sequence MEPAAPPSELVSAEGRNRKAVLCQRCGSRVLQPGTALFSRRQLCLPPMRKKPALADGGSPEGDLLQEHWLVEDMFTFENVGFTKDVGNIKFLVCADCEIGPIGWHCLDDKNSFYVALERVSHE encoded by the exons ATGGAGCCCGCGGCGCCGCCGAGCGAGCTGGTGTCGGCGGAGGGCCGGAACCGGAAGGCGGTGCTGTGCCAGCGCTGCGGCTCCCGCGTGCTGCAGCCGGGCACGGCGCTCTTCTCCCGCCGGCAG CTCTGCCTCCCGCCCATGAGGAAGAAGCCGGCGCTGGCCGACGGCGGCAGTCCTGAGGGCGACCTTCTGCAGGAGCACTGGCTGGTGGAGGACATGTTCACTTTCGAGAACGTGGGCTTCACCAAGGACGTGGGCAACATCAAGTTCCTGGTCTGCGCAGACTGCGAGATCGGCCCCATCGGCTGGCACTGCCTGGACGACAAGAACAGTTTCTATGTGGCCTTGGAACGGGTTTCCCATGAGTGA